One window of the Colletotrichum destructivum chromosome 6, complete sequence genome contains the following:
- a CDS encoding Putative cholinesterase, carboxylesterase, type B, carboxylesterase type B, alpha/Beta hydrolase: MKPLATSIRPLIPLFDFQCLSEAFISTMGYRRQSSLDQILFLSTFILRAFALPASNAGPSVTIASGVVVGTTTQPAGSTNYANAYLGVPFAKSPPERFSPPEAAPSWSSPLSATAFRPACIQQFTNTGNAQVLQKQYFGNPTGALTEESEDCLYLNVFTPPNASNSGKKAVMFWLFPGNLQFGTASLPIYDGSSLAISQDVVVVTINYRTNSKCISLRHLSGGCRLTVSLVFGFSNSPEVPTGSQNSGFLDQRFALRWVQDNIAMFGGDPSRVTIFGESAGGESVKQLLANPPSPLPFSAAIMQSQQSLLVGSGSDSYKKVLKQFACDKAPSPIACLRLLPATDIKAYIESAALVFPPVNGDGTSVSDVRGSITSKKWPKIPVLIGTTLNEARVFLAVENKADGASALDSALSKVGISSTATKNSVLAGYSAKGVNDLYTVADRIITDAVFTCTTSTLSSFLAWNGYTAYRYRYDASFPSTSIFPNAGAYHTSEIPSVFGTYPQYNKFGSATQQQINLSSYMQGVWGGFANNPGNGVGWSKVGGALGFELGLLGAGGSSSVSVAMSLVADYPCALYSGLADIAGLSY, encoded by the exons ATGAAACCACTCGCAACGAGCATCAGGCCTCTCATACCCTTGTTTGATTTCCAGTGTCTCTCAGAGGCTTTTATTTCGACCATGGGGTACCGCCGCCAATCCTCACTCGATCAAATTCTCTTCTTATCGACTTTCATCTTGCGAGCGTTTGCTTTGCCGGCATCAAATGCGGGGCCATCTGTAACTATTGCGTCCGGTGTAGTGGTAGGAACCACAACCCAGCCAGCTGGATCAACAAACTACGCCAACGCGTACTTGGGTGTGCCGTTTGCCAAGTCACCGCCAGAGCGGTTCTCTCCGCCTGAAGCAGCACCATCATGGTCGTCCCCGTTGTCCGCAACGGCGTTTCGGCCGGCATGCATTCAACAATTTACAAACACTGGAAACGCGCAAGTTTTGCAGAAGCAGTACTTTGGAAATCCCACCGGAGCTCTCACAGAAGAGAGCGAAGACTGCTTATACCTTAATGTCTTCACGCCCCCCAACGCATCGAATTCAGGCAAGAAGGCCGTGATGTTTTGGCTGTTTCCT GGAAACCTCCAATTTGGAACCGCCAGTCTGCCGATCTATGATGGAAGCTCGCTTGCCATCTCTCAAGACGTGGTTGTTGTGACGATCAACTACCGAACGAACAGTAAGTGCATTTCACTGAGACACCTATCCGGCGGATGCAGGCTGACGGTCAGCTTAGTCTTTGGATTTTCCAACTCGCCCGAGGTTCCAACCGGCTCTCAAAACTCGGGATTCTTGGACCAACGCTTTGCCTTGCGGTGGGTGCAAGACAACATCGCCATGTTCGGCGGGGATCCGTCGCGCGTGACAATCTTTGGCGAGTCCGCCGGAGGCGAGTCTGTGAAGCAACTGCTCGCGAACCCGCCAAGCCCGCTGCCATTCTCGGCCGCCATCATGCAGTCGCAGCAGTCCCTTCTCGTGGGCTCCGGATCGGACAGCTATAAGAAGGTTCTCAAGCAGTTCGCATGCGACAAGGCCCCTTCGCCCATTGCTTGCCTGCGGCTATTGCCCGCCACGGATATCAAGGCATACATCGAATCGGCCGCGTTAGTGTTCCCTCCTGTCAACGGTGACGGTACCTCGGTCAGTGATGTCAGGGGCAGTATCACTTCCAAGAAGTGGCCCAAGATCCCTGTCTTGATCGGAACCACGCTCAACGAAGCTCGTGTCTTCCTTGCCGTGGAGAACAAAGCAGACGGCGCGTCTGCCTTGGATTCTGCGCTTTCCAAGGTGGGTATCAGTTCGACCGCCACCAAGAACTCGGTACTTGCCGGGTATTCTGCCAAGGGTGTCAACGATCTCTATACTGTAGCCGACAG AATCATCACCGACGCAGTCTTTACATGCACAACATCAACACTGTCCAGCTTCCTCGCTTGGAATGGCTACACAGCCTACCGTTACCGCTACGACGCTTCGTTCCCCTCCACTAGTATCTTTCCCAACGCCGGCGCATACCACACGAGCGAGATTCCCTCAGTCTTCGGCACATACCCCCAGTATAACAAGTTCGGCTCGGCAACGCAGCAGCAGATCAACCTCAGCTCTTACATGCAAGGCGTCTGGGGCGGCTTTGCGAATAACCCCGGCAACGGTGTTGGATGGTCAAAGGTTGGAGGGGCTCTTGGATTCGAGCTGGGCCTCCTGGGTGCCGGCGGATCCAGCAGTGTATCGGTGGCGATGTCGCTTGTGGCTGATTATCCATGCGCTCTTTACTCGGGTCTTGCAGATATCGCCGGTTTGTCGTACTAA